A section of the Helicobacter jaachi genome encodes:
- a CDS encoding LPP20 family lipoprotein: MKNGLLKSSIVASFAVFAFSGCGDLLNVGDSTGGANNGLIPPSASNQPVYSPIQAPTYPPMPGYNTNPNLISKPTSGNQKINTLVVEKVEVPGLNKDNLEPKFDRDNEYIGRGDNSNIPNSPMLTPENEITLSAVGIGVSPENSLSPSQAFAMAKRAAIVDAYRQIGEKMYGIRVNAQDTVRDMMLQSSTVKTKVQALIRNAEVLETVYKDGLCQVNMELKLDGRIWHRILSNARA; encoded by the coding sequence ATGAAAAATGGTTTGCTTAAGAGTTCAATCGTTGCGAGTTTTGCTGTATTCGCGTTTAGTGGTTGCGGAGATTTACTAAATGTTGGTGATAGCACAGGCGGGGCTAATAATGGCTTAATCCCCCCAAGCGCTAGCAATCAGCCTGTATATTCGCCTATCCAAGCACCTACTTATCCGCCAATGCCTGGATATAACACCAATCCAAATCTTATCTCAAAGCCCACAAGCGGCAATCAAAAGATTAATACACTTGTGGTTGAAAAAGTCGAGGTGCCGGGCTTAAATAAGGATAATTTAGAGCCAAAGTTTGATAGAGATAATGAATACATCGGGCGGGGCGATAATAGCAATATCCCTAATTCCCCCATGCTCACACCAGAAAATGAAATCACTTTGAGCGCGGTGGGTATAGGCGTTTCACCAGAGAATTCACTCTCTCCCTCTCAAGCCTTTGCTATGGCGAAGCGTGCGGCGATTGTAGATGCGTATAGACAAATTGGCGAAAAAATGTATGGCATTAGAGTAAATGCCCAAGATACCGTGCGCGATATGATGCTACAAAGCTCAACTGTTAAAACAAAAGTGCAAGCGCTTATCCGCAATGCTGAAGTGCTTGAAACTGTGTATAAAGACGGCTTATGCCAAGTGAATATGGAGCTAAAGCTTGATGGCAGAATCTGGCACAGAATCCTCTCTAACGCACGAGCATAA
- the argF gene encoding ornithine carbamoyltransferase, whose translation MRHFLTLNDFSKDEILSVIDIALRLKQELTKGVHKPYLQGKVLAMIFEKASTRTRVSFESGIFQLGGYGIFLSNKDIQLGRGECIKDTARVISSMVDMIMMRTAEHKRLEEFARYSCVPVINGLSDDFHPVQLLADYLTMVECGIYLEHTNVLYPHGGTNGRVPIVAYIGDGNNMAHSWINLASILGFELRIASPKGYEPKQAIIESAHNLCAKSGGKILLSHNPQDTASGANVIVTDTWASMGQEEQKEERAKAFKGFCVDEQIMNLAQKEAIFLHCLPAYRGYEVSNSVIEGAQSRVFEEACNRLHAQKGIMLFLAQINNLPIVEQA comes from the coding sequence ATGCGACATTTTCTCACGCTCAATGATTTTAGTAAAGATGAAATTCTATCCGTCATTGATATAGCCCTGCGCTTAAAACAAGAATTAACAAAAGGTGTGCATAAGCCCTATTTGCAAGGCAAAGTGCTGGCTATGATTTTTGAGAAAGCTTCTACACGCACGCGCGTAAGCTTTGAGAGTGGTATTTTTCAGCTAGGTGGCTATGGTATTTTTTTATCCAATAAAGACATTCAGCTTGGGCGTGGAGAGTGTATTAAAGACACTGCGCGCGTGATTAGCTCTATGGTTGATATGATAATGATGCGCACAGCAGAGCATAAGCGGCTAGAGGAGTTTGCGCGTTATTCTTGCGTGCCTGTGATTAATGGCTTAAGCGATGATTTTCACCCTGTGCAGCTTTTGGCAGATTATTTGACTATGGTTGAATGCGGGATTTATTTAGAGCATACAAATGTGCTTTATCCACATGGTGGCACAAATGGGCGCGTGCCGATAGTAGCATATATTGGCGATGGAAATAATATGGCGCATTCTTGGATTAATCTTGCAAGCATTTTAGGCTTTGAGCTGCGTATAGCTTCGCCAAAGGGCTATGAGCCAAAGCAAGCAATTATAGAATCTGCGCATAATCTTTGCGCAAAAAGTGGCGGCAAGATTCTCTTAAGCCATAATCCACAAGATACCGCAAGCGGGGCAAATGTAATCGTTACAGATACTTGGGCTTCAATGGGACAAGAGGAGCAAAAAGAGGAGCGCGCAAAGGCATTTAAGGGATTTTGTGTTGATGAACAAATAATGAATCTTGCGCAAAAAGAGGCGATATTTCTACACTGCTTGCCTGCGTATCGTGGATATGAGGTGAGTAATAGCGTGATTGAGGGCGCACAAAGCCGCGTATTTGAGGAGGCATGCAATCGCCTGCACGCGCAAAAGGGCATTATGCTATTTTTGGCTCAAATCAATAATTTACCCATTGTGGAGCAAGCATGA
- the glyS gene encoding glycine--tRNA ligase subunit beta has translation MNPLHLPLLVEILTEELPAIPLLKELPHMVEKWQRIAQKSGITSKPLLYYTPRRIVLYEEQFPTRTQDRLIESFGAPISIAFIDGDKTKGLTKAGESFYKKLGLSPDTPLQTAQKDNKEVLYYSTMQAGVPTSTLIGDILKEWLVALNFGKSMLWGDLHESFIRPVRNILVLLGEESIHLSAFGLHSMPQTYVHRDVSFEPYAVSSPNAYFEILKNGKVLLCQDERRAKILQEIAHIESTQGIQVEVDKDLLDEIVAITEYPRAAYGSFDEAFLRLPSEVIITSMKDNQRYFATYKNNALHNGFIMVSNSTAPELKLIVQGNQKVLKARLADAVFFYENDLKTGFEPKRLSQIVFVESLGSMLDKTKRENVLALMLLKAYSAHIEDNITHAGEILSSAIKYAKADLLTEMVYEFPELQGIMGFYYAKSFGMPPLVAQAIKEQYLPTGEDSALPSNMISAIVALSIKLDNIFSLFSIDKIPTGSKDPFALRRAANGVIKIIWHFGLDFDLHKDLAALYQAGGYKPSDLGKIESFFLERLEGMLKLNPSIIRCVLNARVNNHKVRNLKTLLANANALHTFFEKSDKQALVALFKRVANILSDDIMPTHIDEHLLRLKEEIALYKALKHLKSQHFASIEEHISALFALKEPLEAFFESVLVNDTNPAIKTNRQMLIFSIYNEFLRIGDIKDITL, from the coding sequence TTGAATCCGCTACATTTGCCCTTGCTTGTTGAGATTCTTACCGAAGAACTCCCCGCAATCCCGCTTTTAAAAGAACTCCCTCATATGGTAGAAAAATGGCAGCGCATTGCCCAAAAATCTGGCATTACCTCAAAGCCGCTTTTGTATTACACGCCGCGTCGTATTGTGCTTTATGAGGAGCAATTCCCCACACGCACGCAAGATAGGCTTATAGAATCTTTTGGTGCGCCCATTAGCATTGCTTTTATTGATGGTGATAAGACAAAGGGTCTTACCAAAGCTGGAGAGAGTTTTTATAAAAAGTTAGGGTTAAGCCCTGATACGCCGCTGCAAACAGCACAAAAGGATAATAAAGAAGTGCTTTATTACTCCACTATGCAAGCAGGTGTGCCTACAAGCACGCTTATAGGAGACATACTTAAAGAATGGCTTGTGGCGTTAAATTTTGGCAAAAGTATGCTTTGGGGGGATTTGCATGAGAGCTTTATCCGTCCTGTGCGCAATATACTTGTCTTGCTTGGGGAGGAGAGCATTCATCTTAGCGCCTTTGGGCTACATAGTATGCCACAGACTTATGTGCATCGAGATGTAAGCTTTGAGCCTTATGCGGTAAGCTCGCCAAATGCGTATTTTGAGATACTAAAAAATGGCAAGGTGCTATTGTGCCAAGATGAGCGTAGGGCGAAAATCTTGCAAGAAATTGCGCATATAGAATCTACGCAGGGCATTCAAGTAGAAGTAGATAAAGATTTATTAGATGAAATTGTGGCTATTACAGAATATCCACGCGCGGCTTATGGGAGCTTTGATGAGGCGTTTTTGCGCCTGCCAAGTGAGGTAATTATCACTTCTATGAAAGATAATCAACGCTATTTTGCCACTTATAAAAATAATGCTTTGCATAATGGTTTTATTATGGTGTCTAATTCCACTGCGCCAGAGTTAAAGCTCATTGTGCAGGGTAATCAAAAGGTGCTTAAAGCGCGCCTTGCTGATGCAGTGTTTTTTTATGAAAATGATTTAAAAACAGGTTTTGAACCTAAGCGTCTATCCCAAATTGTGTTTGTTGAGAGTTTAGGCTCTATGCTTGATAAAACTAAGCGTGAAAATGTTCTAGCCCTTATGCTGCTTAAAGCATATAGTGCGCATATAGAGGATAATATTACGCACGCAGGCGAGATTCTAAGCAGTGCGATTAAGTATGCTAAGGCAGATTTGCTCACAGAAATGGTGTATGAATTTCCAGAATTACAGGGCATTATGGGCTTTTACTATGCTAAAAGCTTTGGTATGCCCCCACTTGTCGCCCAAGCCATTAAAGAGCAGTATCTCCCTACGGGCGAGGATAGCGCGCTGCCCAGCAATATGATAAGTGCGATTGTAGCGCTAAGCATTAAGCTTGATAATATTTTTAGCCTTTTTAGTATTGATAAGATTCCCACAGGCTCAAAGGACCCTTTTGCGCTAAGGAGAGCAGCAAATGGCGTGATTAAAATCATATGGCATTTTGGATTAGATTTTGATTTGCACAAAGATTTAGCAGCACTTTACCAAGCAGGCGGCTATAAGCCTAGCGATTTAGGCAAGATAGAATCTTTTTTCCTTGAGCGATTAGAGGGTATGCTAAAGCTTAATCCCTCTATTATTCGCTGCGTGCTTAATGCGCGTGTCAATAATCACAAAGTGCGCAATCTTAAGACATTACTAGCAAATGCCAACGCACTTCATACATTTTTTGAGAAAAGTGATAAGCAGGCTTTGGTGGCATTATTTAAGCGCGTGGCAAATATTTTAAGTGATGATATTATGCCTACGCATATTGATGAGCATTTACTGCGCCTAAAAGAAGAAATTGCACTTTATAAAGCACTAAAACATCTTAAATCCCAGCATTTTGCAAGCATTGAGGAGCATATAAGCGCGCTTTTTGCGCTTAAAGAGCCTTTGGAAGCTTTCTTTGAATCTGTGCTTGTTAATGATACAAATCCAGCCATTAAGACTAATCGGCAAATGCTCATTTTTAGCAT